A genomic window from Streptomyces broussonetiae includes:
- a CDS encoding tyrosine-type recombinase/integrase yields MKTGIHPGDPILLSPDCQVDELLSVYLCRSSFARLEAETKRNYTSDYCVFFDFLWGRGKTWNEATADDLWDFEDWRTRSPRNPRKVGPSRWNRGLAAVTRLYRWAVTNGHMTDSPVETRSVMGRRGEAMQVPTARAKGARASNVRWLTPRAFRLWVDVGLRGHTSAGIITPGWRGRLEERNTSFVDLLFSSGMRLGEGASLLTLEVPGVRLGGGRYYHGRLARAVTKSKRARTFYVSAPAVAAVEGYMESTRALTVRRAQVQGRYDRLPMRLVVRQTGHHRRLLHWIDQDGCEGQTPLGEATIAERMTYFTEGPLGPEPLWLWLNESGTPFRPASWENVFRSASQRCQDQLRNVTEEPPWCTPHMCRHSFALYMLVVLHHVMDVKLGLSAEERRDFRLLYGDPWRMVQDLLGHAQLETTREIYLAPVADLQLRSLLLEPAPPLGEAARSDAWVTSLLARIARESDHIQDLNERLGPG; encoded by the coding sequence GTGAAGACGGGCATCCATCCCGGTGACCCGATCTTGCTGTCTCCCGACTGCCAGGTTGACGAGCTTTTGAGTGTGTACTTGTGCCGCTCTTCGTTCGCGCGACTGGAGGCCGAGACTAAGCGCAACTACACCTCGGACTACTGCGTGTTCTTCGACTTCCTTTGGGGCCGGGGCAAGACATGGAACGAAGCCACGGCGGATGACCTTTGGGACTTCGAGGACTGGCGGACTCGCTCCCCGCGTAATCCGCGCAAGGTCGGACCCTCGCGTTGGAACCGAGGATTGGCTGCGGTGACCCGTCTCTACCGGTGGGCCGTTACGAACGGGCACATGACGGATAGCCCTGTTGAGACGCGGTCGGTGATGGGCCGTCGGGGAGAGGCTATGCAGGTCCCGACGGCAAGGGCAAAAGGGGCCAGGGCTAGCAACGTTCGTTGGTTGACGCCTCGGGCGTTTCGCTTATGGGTCGATGTCGGATTACGTGGACACACCTCCGCCGGGATCATCACCCCGGGCTGGAGGGGACGACTGGAGGAGCGCAACACTTCTTTCGTTGACCTGCTGTTCTCCTCCGGTATGCGGCTCGGCGAAGGAGCATCGTTACTGACGCTTGAGGTGCCTGGCGTGCGGCTGGGGGGTGGACGCTATTATCACGGCCGTCTGGCCAGGGCAGTGACGAAGTCCAAGAGGGCTCGCACCTTTTACGTGTCAGCGCCAGCCGTCGCAGCCGTTGAGGGGTACATGGAATCGACTCGGGCCTTAACCGTTCGCCGAGCCCAGGTCCAGGGTCGGTACGATCGCTTGCCAATGCGCCTTGTGGTGCGCCAGACCGGACATCATCGACGGCTACTGCACTGGATCGACCAAGACGGTTGTGAAGGGCAGACGCCGTTGGGCGAGGCGACGATCGCCGAGCGGATGACGTACTTCACTGAGGGGCCGCTTGGGCCCGAGCCGTTGTGGTTGTGGCTGAACGAGTCCGGCACGCCGTTCCGCCCAGCATCCTGGGAGAACGTCTTTCGCTCGGCGTCCCAACGCTGCCAAGACCAGCTCCGCAATGTGACGGAGGAGCCGCCGTGGTGTACGCCGCACATGTGCCGGCACTCCTTTGCGCTTTACATGTTGGTGGTGCTGCACCATGTCATGGACGTGAAGTTGGGGCTCAGCGCGGAGGAACGGCGGGATTTCCGGCTTCTCTACGGTGACCCCTGGCGGATGGTCCAGGACCTTTTGGGGCATGCCCAGTTGGAGACGACCCGAGAGATTTACCTGGCTCCGGTCGCTGATCTGCAACTTCGCTCCCTCCTGCTGGAACCGGCGCCACCGTTGGGGGAGGCTGCACGCTCGGATGCGTGGGTGACGTCTCTGCTGGCCCGCATTGCGCGGGAGAGCGACCACATTCAGGATCTGAACGAGCGCCTAGGGCCAGGATGA
- a CDS encoding transposase: protein MPAHRRYSREVIERGVQLVLEMREESPKRSGVMREVGELLGVHPEALRHWVRKAETGGLHGAGVASADAELIRKLEKENAELRRANSVLKAAAAMFASELNPRSHF, encoded by the coding sequence GTGCCCGCCCATCGCAGATATTCGCGAGAGGTTATTGAACGCGGCGTGCAATTGGTGCTTGAGATGAGAGAGGAATCACCTAAGCGTTCAGGTGTCATGCGGGAGGTGGGTGAACTCCTCGGAGTTCACCCGGAAGCTCTGCGGCATTGGGTGAGGAAGGCTGAAACGGGAGGATTGCATGGTGCTGGAGTTGCCAGTGCTGATGCAGAGTTGATTCGGAAACTAGAGAAAGAGAACGCGGAGCTGCGGCGCGCAAATAGCGTACTAAAGGCGGCAGCTGCGATGTTTGCCTCAGAGCTGAATCCCCGAAGTCACTTCTGA
- a CDS encoding helix-turn-helix domain-containing protein has translation MHLRQLREAQGLTLEELAEVSGMSFRGIVYIEHGRRNPSLTTILALARGLTIAPSLLLRVFDTPSLQGERAEDS, from the coding sequence ATGCACCTGCGACAGTTGCGCGAAGCGCAAGGGCTCACACTGGAGGAGCTAGCCGAGGTGAGCGGGATGAGCTTCCGAGGCATCGTCTACATCGAGCACGGACGTCGAAATCCAAGCTTGACTACGATTCTGGCCTTGGCAAGGGGGTTGACGATCGCCCCATCTTTGCTATTGCGTGTCTTCGATACGCCGAGCCTGCAAGGAGAGCGTGCGGAAGATTCGTGA
- a CDS encoding integrase — MTALLDLPSLSPDPAVAFITSDRLPPGAGPVARYGDQVWCLHPLIENPGGVRCRIYWANFPSGLREECRFLAYRLINEPVPALYLVSRAGAWRERLSPYRIHKTVLHWAELARWCHKHGITTLRDFSEDAWHDYHQFVRAKGLSRSSVCHRLTAMQRLWIFDHTSPHPLGIAEPPWSREGSDDYLPAATALGENATEPITPATMGPLLIWALRMVEDFADDVLAAWAEYCRMTARPRHNPAANEMSRPTLLAYFRELESSGRPVPTIQWQGRTAFATTYIAALTGASNSQVQHALESNLRWQELKRTRPGGCPMPCAVTGMIDGRPWTDAVDFDEVGGLMRHLGTACFIVIAYLTGMRPGEVLGLHEGCCPEPEPGGRHLIYGHEFKTARDKDGNHLSRGRTRDVPWVAIAPVVAAIRVLERIVPSEALLFDSYSHQFLIQRKNAKRALTLYSFRDRVEHFAHWASDLAVSLDRPHEVIPADPEGLIGTARFRRTLAWHIARRPGGLVALAIQYGHMRTAVSAAYASRSRDGIHDLLDIEMARATAETLATLHDDLAVGTGVSGPAARRLIHAATQAPTFVGVITTARQARALLSNPALAVHDNPHAFAMCVYNRDKALCRRIKDDDSPRLDSCVPTCANIGRLDHHAVQLGDQAEDLERQADSGGLPFPLAERLRGQAMRLREYADLHHSNRTTARGEPA, encoded by the coding sequence GTGACGGCCTTGCTCGACTTGCCTTCGCTCTCGCCAGACCCGGCCGTAGCGTTCATCACCTCCGACCGACTGCCTCCGGGCGCCGGCCCCGTCGCCCGTTACGGCGATCAGGTGTGGTGTCTGCACCCCTTGATCGAGAATCCCGGCGGCGTCCGCTGCCGCATCTACTGGGCGAACTTCCCCAGTGGACTCCGGGAGGAGTGCCGCTTCCTCGCCTACCGGCTGATCAACGAGCCCGTGCCGGCGCTCTACCTAGTCAGCCGGGCTGGGGCCTGGCGCGAGAGGCTCAGCCCGTACAGGATCCACAAGACTGTGTTGCACTGGGCCGAGCTGGCCAGGTGGTGCCACAAGCACGGCATCACCACCTTGCGTGACTTCAGCGAAGACGCCTGGCACGACTACCACCAGTTCGTTCGCGCCAAGGGCCTGTCCAGGTCCTCGGTATGTCATCGGCTCACCGCGATGCAACGGCTCTGGATCTTCGATCACACCAGCCCACACCCGCTCGGCATCGCCGAGCCCCCCTGGAGCCGTGAGGGCAGCGACGACTACCTTCCCGCCGCTACAGCGCTCGGGGAAAACGCCACCGAGCCGATCACCCCGGCGACGATGGGGCCGCTGCTGATCTGGGCCCTGCGGATGGTCGAGGACTTCGCAGACGATGTCTTGGCGGCCTGGGCGGAGTACTGTCGTATGACGGCCCGCCCACGCCACAACCCCGCGGCGAACGAGATGAGTAGGCCAACCCTGCTGGCCTACTTTCGCGAGCTAGAATCCAGCGGCAGGCCAGTCCCGACGATCCAGTGGCAGGGCAGGACGGCATTCGCCACTACTTACATTGCGGCCCTGACCGGAGCTTCCAACAGTCAGGTCCAGCACGCTCTCGAAAGCAACCTCCGCTGGCAGGAGCTGAAAAGGACCCGTCCCGGCGGCTGCCCCATGCCTTGCGCTGTCACCGGCATGATCGACGGTCGCCCATGGACCGACGCCGTCGACTTCGATGAGGTCGGCGGGCTGATGCGGCACCTGGGAACTGCGTGTTTCATCGTGATCGCCTACCTCACTGGTATGAGACCAGGCGAGGTCCTGGGCCTTCACGAGGGCTGCTGCCCCGAGCCGGAACCCGGGGGACGGCACCTGATTTATGGGCACGAGTTCAAGACCGCCCGAGACAAGGACGGCAACCATCTGTCCCGCGGGAGGACGCGGGATGTTCCCTGGGTCGCCATTGCACCCGTGGTCGCCGCGATCCGTGTCCTCGAACGCATCGTCCCGTCCGAAGCGTTGCTCTTCGACTCGTACTCGCACCAGTTCTTGATCCAGCGTAAGAACGCCAAGAGGGCGCTGACGTTGTATTCGTTCCGCGACCGCGTCGAGCATTTTGCTCACTGGGCATCTGATCTCGCCGTCAGCCTGGACCGCCCCCACGAAGTGATCCCCGCCGACCCGGAGGGCCTGATCGGCACCGCCCGGTTCCGCCGCACCCTGGCCTGGCACATTGCCCGTCGGCCCGGAGGCCTAGTCGCGCTCGCGATTCAGTACGGCCATATGCGCACGGCGGTAAGCGCCGCCTACGCCTCCCGCAGTCGTGACGGCATTCACGACCTACTCGACATCGAGATGGCAAGAGCGACCGCTGAAACTCTCGCCACCCTCCACGACGACCTTGCTGTTGGCACCGGTGTCTCAGGGCCCGCTGCTCGGCGACTCATCCACGCAGCGACGCAAGCACCAACTTTCGTGGGCGTGATCACCACGGCCCGGCAGGCCAGAGCTCTGCTGAGCAACCCGGCTTTGGCCGTCCACGACAACCCGCATGCCTTCGCGATGTGTGTGTATAACCGGGACAAAGCGCTCTGCCGCCGGATCAAGGATGACGACTCGCCCCGCCTCGACAGTTGTGTTCCGACCTGTGCGAACATCGGCCGCCTCGACCACCACGCTGTCCAGCTCGGCGACCAGGCCGAAGACTTGGAAAGGCAAGCCGATTCGGGAGGCCTCCCGTTTCCGCTGGCTGAGCGTCTACGCGGGCAGGCGATGCGACTGCGCGAGTACGCCGACCTGCACCACAGCAATCGGACCACCGCCCGGGGAGAACCCGCATGA